The Streptomyces sp. NBC_00440 genome contains a region encoding:
- a CDS encoding FAD-dependent monooxygenase: MRTVIVGAGLVGLTTAASLRLIGHEVIVLEHAPRVRAAGAGIALWPNALRELDTLGVGDDVRSISETVEARFLDAAGHPMRAAGYDPAAHQFLMVPRPDLNNLLADTVGRDRIRLGTHVTGFTEHDTHVEVHLADGAPLRADLLIGADGVYSDVRTALEPGSAAVAQAGNFAWRAVLPSGDERPDGTFVTIGHARTRGGYTRVAPGQTMWWVGQFDAGELVGSKRDRALLRAGNVAESGWHDELLEMIAATPEQSILENQIMLVPELRRWTTDRVALIGDAAHGLSPHIAAGGTLGMEDAGVLRAELAKGCATATALGRYESIRRSRFEEVRQHSAAIEHADGAAESAERYAAFTHWMINTAPSA, encoded by the coding sequence ATGCGCACTGTGATCGTGGGAGCGGGCCTGGTCGGGCTCACCACCGCGGCTTCGCTGCGGCTGATCGGGCATGAGGTCATCGTGCTGGAGCACGCGCCGCGGGTACGGGCCGCCGGGGCCGGTATTGCCCTGTGGCCCAACGCGCTGCGGGAGTTGGACACCCTGGGCGTCGGCGACGACGTCCGGAGCATAAGTGAGACCGTTGAGGCCCGTTTCCTTGACGCCGCCGGACACCCGATGCGCGCGGCCGGCTACGATCCTGCCGCCCACCAGTTCCTCATGGTGCCGAGGCCGGACCTGAACAACCTCCTCGCCGACACCGTCGGCAGGGACCGGATCCGACTGGGAACACACGTCACCGGCTTCACCGAGCACGACACACACGTGGAAGTGCACCTCGCCGACGGTGCGCCGCTGCGGGCGGATCTGCTGATCGGTGCGGACGGTGTGTACTCCGACGTGCGCACCGCTCTCGAGCCCGGCAGCGCGGCAGTCGCACAGGCCGGCAACTTCGCCTGGCGGGCAGTGCTGCCATCCGGGGACGAGCGGCCGGACGGCACGTTTGTCACCATCGGGCACGCGCGGACCCGAGGCGGCTACACCCGGGTCGCGCCGGGCCAAACCATGTGGTGGGTGGGCCAGTTCGATGCTGGTGAACTGGTCGGTAGCAAGAGGGACCGGGCACTTCTTCGGGCCGGCAACGTGGCCGAGTCCGGCTGGCACGACGAGCTCCTGGAAATGATCGCCGCGACGCCGGAGCAATCCATCCTGGAGAACCAGATCATGCTCGTCCCCGAGCTGCGGCGCTGGACCACGGACCGGGTCGCCCTGATCGGGGACGCCGCCCATGGCCTGTCCCCGCACATCGCGGCGGGCGGCACCCTGGGCATGGAGGACGCCGGAGTGCTGCGTGCCGAGTTGGCGAAGGGATGCGCCACGGCTACCGCCCTCGGCCGTTACGAGAGCATACGCCGGTCCCGGTTCGAAGAGGTGCGTCAGCACTCCGCCGCGATCGAGCACGCCGATGGAGCCGCCGAGTCCGCCGAGCGCTACGCCGCCTTCACCCACTGGATGATCAACACCGCGCCCTCTGCCTGA
- a CDS encoding APC family permease produces the protein MSATGHPPNTHDSSSAETSPLQGTIGYGQAVALYVGAVLGAGVLVLPGQVASAAGPASLVSWLFMGLLGLPLAMTFAALATRFPDPGGISTYATRAFGPTAGGLAGWFYFVAGSVGQTIVPLTGGYYIAAALRVDQDYAFLFAAGILALAVAANLVGLRLSGRVQLALSGGVALLLLAATLTALAHVHASAFSSFAPNGLSGIADGAVVLFFAFAGWEAVAHLAGEFRDVHRDLTRATVTTVAVVVVLYLGVSFAVVGTGTYGNARLDRIAVGQVLGAGLGFSATVAAAVLATVISLGTTNAFIAAVSRLGYGLGRDGWLPTPLGRRNADGVPVAGVLTVGGIGAAGLVATRLGGWGTEDIVGLPASLVLVTYLIGTAAGARLLTGRARGYAVTALAFTIVIAPFAAGYIAVPVIVAAVALGYRWSRHRFPRRPGGAE, from the coding sequence ATGAGCGCCACCGGACACCCCCCGAACACGCACGACAGCAGTTCCGCGGAGACCTCCCCACTGCAAGGCACGATCGGCTACGGGCAGGCCGTGGCTCTGTACGTCGGGGCCGTCCTTGGCGCCGGAGTCCTGGTGCTGCCCGGCCAGGTCGCGTCGGCAGCCGGGCCGGCCTCGCTGGTGTCATGGCTCTTCATGGGGCTGCTCGGCCTGCCACTGGCGATGACGTTCGCCGCCCTGGCCACGCGTTTCCCCGACCCCGGAGGCATCTCCACCTATGCCACCCGCGCCTTCGGGCCGACGGCAGGGGGGCTCGCCGGGTGGTTCTACTTCGTTGCCGGGTCGGTCGGGCAGACCATCGTCCCGCTGACCGGGGGCTACTACATCGCTGCTGCGCTCCGCGTGGACCAGGACTACGCCTTCCTCTTCGCAGCGGGCATCCTCGCGCTGGCGGTCGCGGCCAACCTGGTGGGGCTGCGGCTGAGCGGCCGTGTACAGCTCGCCCTCTCGGGCGGTGTGGCGCTGTTGCTCCTGGCCGCCACGCTCACCGCCCTCGCACATGTCCACGCGTCCGCGTTCTCCTCCTTCGCGCCGAACGGCCTGTCCGGAATCGCTGACGGGGCTGTCGTACTGTTCTTCGCCTTCGCGGGCTGGGAGGCGGTCGCCCATCTGGCCGGTGAGTTCCGCGACGTACACCGCGACCTGACCCGGGCTACGGTGACGACCGTCGCCGTGGTCGTCGTGCTGTACCTGGGTGTCTCCTTCGCCGTCGTCGGCACCGGGACCTACGGCAACGCCCGGCTGGACCGGATCGCCGTCGGCCAAGTGCTGGGCGCGGGGCTCGGCTTCAGCGCCACCGTCGCTGCCGCGGTCCTGGCCACCGTGATCAGCCTCGGCACCACCAACGCCTTCATCGCGGCCGTCTCCCGGCTCGGCTACGGGCTCGGACGGGACGGCTGGCTCCCAACCCCTCTGGGGCGCCGCAACGCCGACGGGGTCCCGGTGGCCGGTGTGCTGACCGTGGGCGGGATCGGAGCGGCCGGTCTGGTGGCAACCCGGCTCGGCGGCTGGGGTACGGAGGACATCGTCGGCCTCCCGGCCTCGCTCGTGCTGGTGACCTACCTCATCGGCACGGCGGCCGGGGCCCGGCTGCTGACCGGCCGGGCCCGCGGTTACGCCGTGACCGCCTTGGCCTTCACGATCGTGATCGCGCCCTTCGCAGCGGGATACATCGCCGTCCCCGTGATCGTCGCGGCCGTCGCCCTCGGCTATCGGTGGAGCCGACACCGCTTTCCGCGCCGACCCGGCGGGGCGGAGTGA
- a CDS encoding alpha/beta hydrolase: MRRRCLVPLLAVGVTAMLAPAFATSTATAAPATAASSTAAPASEPSAARGALGRYAKQKPQWKRCDADSPAEFECATIKVPLDYRAPGGKRIDLAISRIKSTAPGKRHGVLFSNPGGPGMQGRYMPMGLQDRLPESVRQKYDLIGFDPRGVGESSPVSCDLKPEEEDWLRPYKEEKFDKDVAWARDVANKCGEKAGDTLPYITTRNTARDMDLLRAVLGEKKISYMGTSYGTYLGAVYTQLFPGRADRFVLDSAVDPARAWRGMIQWWAKGAEPAFDRWTEWAADRSEKYGLGDTPKKVDRTFWDLVAQADEKPIVVDGQPNTGDDLRSGIRSAVFTPEYATEGVVELKKAAAGKSASTKKLAAFAGAEGAGPAGAAADAAGTGGAAAGAAEAPSDNDTASLLAIVCGDNSAAWSRDPDSYRRDAVQDKGRYPLFGDFASSVKPCAFWGESVEPATKVNNSVGSLIVQNEWDPQTPLPSGRAMHADLKGSKMVTVLGGEGHGVYPNGNACTDNAVADYLRTGKLPAKDVTCEATAGSVPEGRKKQKRDLLPGSPLPERAPDRF, encoded by the coding sequence ATGCGTAGAAGATGTCTCGTGCCCCTGTTGGCTGTCGGTGTCACGGCGATGCTGGCCCCCGCGTTCGCCACCTCGACGGCCACCGCTGCTCCGGCCACCGCCGCTTCGTCGACCGCTGCCCCGGCCTCCGAGCCGTCCGCCGCCAGAGGCGCGCTGGGCCGCTATGCGAAGCAGAAGCCGCAGTGGAAGCGGTGCGACGCCGACTCTCCGGCGGAGTTCGAGTGCGCCACGATCAAGGTTCCGCTGGACTACCGGGCTCCCGGGGGCAAGCGGATCGACTTGGCCATATCCCGGATCAAGAGCACCGCGCCCGGCAAGCGGCACGGTGTCCTGTTCTCCAACCCCGGCGGCCCGGGAATGCAGGGGCGCTACATGCCGATGGGGTTGCAGGACAGGCTGCCCGAGTCCGTGCGGCAGAAGTACGACCTCATCGGCTTCGACCCGCGCGGTGTGGGAGAGAGCAGCCCGGTCTCCTGTGACCTGAAGCCGGAGGAGGAGGACTGGCTGCGACCGTACAAGGAGGAGAAGTTCGACAAGGACGTCGCCTGGGCACGTGACGTCGCGAACAAGTGCGGGGAAAAGGCGGGCGACACGCTCCCGTACATCACCACGCGCAATACCGCGCGCGACATGGATCTGCTCCGGGCTGTCCTCGGCGAGAAGAAGATCTCGTATATGGGCACTTCGTACGGCACCTACCTGGGCGCCGTCTACACCCAGCTCTTCCCGGGCCGGGCCGACCGTTTCGTGCTGGACAGCGCGGTCGATCCGGCGCGCGCCTGGCGGGGGATGATCCAGTGGTGGGCGAAGGGCGCCGAGCCGGCGTTCGACCGGTGGACCGAGTGGGCCGCCGACCGTTCGGAGAAGTACGGCCTCGGTGACACCCCGAAGAAGGTCGACCGGACCTTCTGGGACCTGGTCGCGCAGGCCGACGAGAAGCCCATCGTGGTGGACGGGCAGCCGAACACCGGTGATGACCTCCGGAGCGGTATCCGCTCGGCGGTCTTCACCCCGGAGTACGCCACTGAGGGGGTCGTGGAGCTGAAGAAGGCAGCAGCCGGCAAGTCCGCCTCCACGAAGAAGCTCGCGGCGTTCGCCGGAGCCGAAGGGGCAGGTCCGGCAGGCGCCGCCGCCGACGCCGCTGGTACGGGAGGCGCCGCCGCTGGTGCCGCCGAGGCGCCGTCCGACAATGATACGGCGAGCCTTCTGGCCATCGTGTGCGGCGACAACTCGGCCGCCTGGTCCCGCGACCCTGACAGCTACCGGCGCGACGCCGTGCAGGACAAGGGCCGTTACCCGCTATTCGGGGACTTCGCGTCCAGCGTCAAGCCCTGTGCGTTCTGGGGCGAGTCCGTGGAACCGGCGACCAAGGTGAACAACAGCGTCGGTTCCCTGATCGTCCAGAACGAGTGGGACCCGCAGACCCCGCTGCCCAGTGGCCGGGCCATGCACGCCGACCTGAAGGGCTCGAAAATGGTCACCGTCCTCGGCGGCGAGGGCCACGGCGTCTACCCGAACGGCAACGCGTGCACGGACAACGCGGTCGCCGACTATCTGCGCACGGGCAAGCTCCCGGCGAAGGACGTGACCTGCGAGGCGACGGCTGGCTCGGTCCCGGAGGGGCGCAAGAAACAGAAGCGGGACCTGCTTCCCGGGTCTCCGCTCCCGGAGCGTGCACCGGACCGTTTCTGA
- a CDS encoding SpoIIE family protein phosphatase, giving the protein MKGLSSPKRHIRHRLFPGPASDRGESAGPGLRSLLNLRSAAGQVFVLQVVIVALLVAAAVTALVLQSRRDSTREAEVQALTAAETFANAPGTVQALRSGNPTAVLQPRAEAARKRAGVSDIVVMNTKGIRYTHPDPNQIGKKFVGTIKPSLEGHTTIERASGLPLPADRGPVIQAVVPVTDDRGSVVGLVSAGIKVRYVSNLSGRELPIILGAGAAALALSTSGAALVARRLRRQTHGLGPAEMTRMYEHHDAVLHAVREGVLIIGADGQLMLANDEARRLLELPVDAEQRQLGELQLDTETAQLLASGEPATDEVHLAGDRLLAVNMRPTAPHGGQAGWVVTLRDTTELASVTGRAEVARERLKLLYDAGERIGTTLDVVRTAQELADVATPRFADIVTVDLLELVERGEEPARAADMRRTVVSGGYQERQGLYPVGELITYSPAAPQARALETGRAVLEDDLRQARGWWEEDPDGAGMALERGVHSLVTVSLQARGVVLGTTNFWRTGDSPPFKEEDLSFAEELVARAAVAIDNARRFTREHAMAVTLQRSLLPRGVPEQDGLEVAWRYLPAEAGVGGDWFDVIPLSGARVALVVGDVVGHGLHAAATMGRLRTAVQNFSALDLPPDELLGRLDDLVTRIDSDESVDDGPHGHESEAVTGATCLYAIYDPVTGVCVTARAGHPGPAVVHPDGTVTSPEVPASPPLGLGSSHPFETVELRLPEGSRFVLFTDGLIENRNRDIGAGLNLLHRALEGAGRTPEETCQAAIDAMLPAHPADDIALLVARTRLLEPSRVAQWEVQPDPAAVAPVRAECGVQLQAWGLEDIAFTTELILSELITNAIRYGSPPIRVRLLHDSSLICEVSDGSSTSPRVRRAATTDEGGRGLFLVAQSAQRWGTRYTPGGKVIWTEQPLHNGAPAATSDTSVEALLDQFDDPTL; this is encoded by the coding sequence ATGAAGGGACTTTCTAGCCCAAAAAGGCATATCCGACACCGTCTCTTCCCCGGCCCTGCGTCTGATCGGGGTGAGTCCGCGGGCCCGGGGCTGCGCTCTCTGCTGAATCTGCGCAGCGCCGCCGGGCAGGTGTTCGTTTTGCAGGTCGTGATCGTGGCGCTGCTGGTTGCGGCCGCGGTGACGGCCCTCGTGCTCCAGTCGAGGCGTGACAGCACGCGGGAAGCCGAGGTTCAGGCACTGACGGCGGCGGAGACGTTCGCGAACGCCCCGGGCACGGTCCAGGCATTGCGCAGCGGGAATCCGACGGCAGTGCTTCAGCCGCGTGCCGAAGCAGCCCGGAAGCGGGCAGGCGTCAGCGACATCGTTGTCATGAACACTAAGGGAATTCGCTATACGCACCCCGACCCGAATCAAATCGGGAAGAAGTTCGTCGGCACCATCAAACCATCGCTGGAAGGCCACACCACCATCGAGCGGGCCAGCGGGCTTCCTCTGCCGGCGGACAGAGGGCCGGTCATCCAGGCGGTGGTCCCGGTGACCGATGACCGCGGCTCGGTCGTCGGCCTGGTGTCCGCCGGGATCAAGGTCCGGTATGTGAGCAACCTGTCCGGACGGGAACTGCCGATCATCCTCGGCGCCGGGGCGGCCGCGCTGGCCCTGTCCACCTCCGGGGCGGCGCTGGTGGCCAGGCGGTTGCGTCGGCAGACGCACGGTCTGGGGCCGGCGGAGATGACGCGCATGTACGAGCACCATGACGCGGTGCTGCATGCAGTCCGGGAGGGAGTACTGATCATCGGTGCCGACGGACAGCTGATGCTGGCCAATGACGAGGCGCGGCGGCTGCTTGAGCTACCCGTGGACGCGGAGCAGCGACAGCTGGGGGAGCTGCAGCTGGATACGGAGACAGCACAGCTGCTGGCGTCGGGTGAGCCGGCCACGGATGAGGTGCATCTCGCAGGGGACCGATTGCTGGCGGTCAACATGCGCCCTACCGCCCCGCACGGCGGTCAGGCGGGCTGGGTGGTGACGTTGCGCGACACCACAGAGCTGGCGTCGGTCACCGGACGGGCGGAGGTGGCGCGGGAGAGGCTGAAGCTCCTGTACGACGCGGGCGAGCGGATCGGCACCACGCTGGACGTGGTGCGCACCGCACAGGAGCTGGCGGATGTGGCGACCCCGCGGTTCGCCGACATCGTCACGGTCGATCTGCTGGAGTTGGTGGAGCGCGGCGAGGAGCCGGCCAGGGCGGCGGATATGCGCCGAACGGTAGTCAGTGGGGGGTATCAGGAGCGGCAGGGGCTCTACCCGGTCGGAGAGCTGATCACCTACTCGCCGGCGGCTCCGCAGGCTCGGGCCCTGGAGACAGGGCGGGCAGTGCTGGAGGACGACCTGCGGCAGGCCCGGGGGTGGTGGGAAGAGGACCCTGACGGGGCCGGTATGGCCCTGGAACGCGGAGTGCATTCGCTGGTGACGGTGTCGCTCCAGGCGCGTGGTGTGGTGCTGGGGACGACGAACTTCTGGCGCACGGGGGATTCGCCCCCGTTCAAGGAAGAGGACCTCTCCTTCGCGGAGGAGCTGGTGGCGAGGGCGGCGGTGGCCATCGACAACGCCCGCCGCTTCACCCGGGAGCACGCGATGGCGGTGACTCTGCAGCGGAGTCTGCTGCCGCGAGGGGTACCGGAACAGGACGGGCTGGAGGTGGCCTGGCGGTATCTGCCGGCAGAAGCCGGCGTGGGCGGGGACTGGTTCGACGTCATCCCGCTGTCGGGTGCCCGGGTGGCGCTGGTGGTCGGCGACGTCGTGGGACACGGATTGCATGCGGCGGCGACGATGGGGCGGCTGCGCACAGCGGTACAGAACTTCTCCGCCCTGGATCTGCCGCCGGACGAGTTGCTCGGACGCCTGGACGACCTGGTCACCCGCATCGACAGCGACGAGAGCGTTGACGACGGGCCGCACGGCCACGAAAGCGAAGCGGTCACGGGGGCGACCTGCCTGTACGCGATCTACGACCCGGTCACGGGAGTATGCGTGACTGCGCGAGCAGGACACCCGGGACCGGCGGTGGTGCATCCCGACGGGACCGTCACCTCTCCGGAAGTGCCTGCTTCGCCGCCTCTCGGCCTGGGCAGCAGCCACCCCTTCGAAACCGTTGAATTGCGCTTGCCCGAAGGCTCTCGGTTTGTGCTGTTCACCGACGGGCTGATCGAGAACCGCAACCGGGACATCGGCGCCGGGCTAAACCTGCTGCACCGGGCGCTGGAGGGGGCGGGGCGTACTCCGGAGGAGACGTGTCAGGCGGCGATCGACGCGATGCTGCCGGCGCACCCGGCCGATGACATCGCACTGCTGGTCGCACGCACCCGGTTGCTCGAGCCCTCCAGGGTGGCGCAGTGGGAGGTGCAGCCCGATCCGGCGGCGGTGGCCCCGGTCCGTGCGGAGTGCGGGGTGCAACTGCAGGCGTGGGGACTTGAGGACATCGCGTTCACCACGGAACTCATCCTCAGTGAGCTGATCACCAACGCCATCCGGTATGGCTCGCCGCCGATCAGGGTGCGGCTGCTGCACGACAGCAGCCTGATCTGCGAGGTGTCGGACGGCTCCAGCACCTCACCACGGGTACGCAGAGCAGCGACCACGGACGAGGGCGGACGTGGACTGTTCCTGGTGGCGCAGTCCGCCCAACGGTGGGGCACACGGTACACCCCGGGCGGCAAGGTCATCTGGACCGAACAACCGCTGCACAACGGCGCCCCTGCTGCGACGAGCGACACATCCGTGGAAGCCCTCCTTGACCAATTCGACGATCCCACCCTCTGA
- a CDS encoding helix-turn-helix domain-containing protein, with amino-acid sequence MDAFELLAHPVRLRVVHAMRGGRELTTAELCDRIRDVSKATVYRHVDLLAAGGVLEVALERRVRGAVERRYRLRRDRAGINTDTANSLSLDDHRSAFAAALAVLTAEFTAYLDRDTADPVADLVGYRQHAVWLSPGELHGMIDGMREAIAPHLANEPSPDRTQYLISPILFPVEAPPTGTGTDNTATGGQSPGPCS; translated from the coding sequence ATGGATGCCTTCGAACTCTTGGCCCACCCGGTGCGGTTGCGAGTGGTTCATGCGATGCGCGGAGGCAGGGAGCTGACCACCGCCGAGCTGTGCGACCGCATTCGGGACGTCTCGAAGGCCACGGTCTACCGGCACGTCGACCTGCTCGCAGCCGGTGGGGTCCTGGAAGTCGCCCTGGAGCGACGCGTGCGCGGTGCGGTCGAGCGCCGTTACCGGCTGCGCCGCGACCGCGCGGGGATCAATACGGACACGGCCAATTCGCTCTCGCTCGACGACCATCGCAGCGCATTCGCCGCCGCTCTGGCGGTCCTGACTGCTGAATTCACCGCGTATCTCGACCGCGACACGGCCGACCCGGTAGCCGACCTGGTCGGCTACCGGCAGCATGCCGTCTGGCTCAGCCCTGGGGAACTGCACGGGATGATCGACGGGATGCGGGAGGCGATCGCCCCCCACCTGGCCAACGAGCCATCACCCGACCGCACGCAGTACCTGATCAGCCCGATCCTCTTCCCCGTCGAAGCGCCGCCGACCGGGACCGGCACCGATAACACCGCCACGGGCGGCCAGAGCCCGGGACCCTGTAGCTGA
- a CDS encoding alpha/beta hydrolase family protein, with product MPPPYAEPGRFSEHEVTVGTGPLAVSGTVSVPRGQAPGPGVVLLAGGGPFDRDETSGPNKPLKDLAWGLASRGTTVLRFDKATYAHRDVAAASDLTMTQEYVPHAVDAVGLLRSHRSVDPERVFVLGHSMGGKVAPAVAVAAPTVAGLVIMAGDTQPMHHAAVRVVSYLAAMLPDQVPPAVIETFKRQAALVDSAELTPSTPAADLPFGLSAPYWLELREYAPVAIAAGLGKPMLILQGGRDYQVTVANDLVRWRTGLAGRPEADIRVYEADNHLFFPGAGPSTPAEYGTPQHVDPAVIADIAHWLSHGQG from the coding sequence ATGCCACCGCCCTATGCCGAGCCCGGCCGCTTCAGCGAGCACGAGGTCACCGTCGGCACCGGCCCGCTCGCGGTGTCGGGCACGGTGAGCGTCCCCCGCGGGCAGGCTCCCGGCCCCGGCGTGGTGCTGCTCGCCGGTGGTGGGCCGTTCGACCGCGACGAGACCAGCGGGCCGAACAAACCGCTCAAGGACCTGGCCTGGGGGCTCGCCAGCCGCGGGACGACAGTGCTGCGCTTCGACAAGGCGACCTACGCCCACCGCGATGTGGCCGCGGCATCGGACCTGACGATGACGCAGGAATACGTGCCGCACGCCGTCGACGCGGTTGGCCTGCTCCGTAGCCACCGCTCGGTGGACCCCGAGCGGGTCTTCGTCCTCGGCCACAGCATGGGCGGCAAGGTCGCCCCTGCCGTCGCCGTCGCCGCACCCACGGTGGCGGGCCTGGTGATCATGGCCGGTGACACGCAGCCGATGCACCACGCCGCTGTCCGCGTCGTCAGCTACCTCGCCGCCATGCTTCCCGACCAGGTCCCACCCGCGGTCATCGAGACCTTCAAGCGGCAGGCCGCCCTGGTCGACAGCGCGGAGCTCACGCCCTCGACCCCCGCAGCGGATCTGCCGTTCGGCCTGTCCGCGCCGTATTGGCTCGAACTGCGTGAATACGCCCCGGTCGCGATCGCGGCCGGACTCGGCAAGCCGATGCTCATCCTCCAAGGAGGACGCGACTACCAGGTCACCGTCGCCAACGACCTGGTTCGATGGCGGACGGGCCTGGCCGGCCGCCCGGAAGCCGATATCCGTGTCTACGAAGCCGACAACCACCTGTTCTTCCCCGGCGCAGGACCATCCACCCCCGCCGAATACGGAACCCCGCAGCATGTCGACCCTGCCGTCATCGCCGACATCGCCCATTGGCTGAGCCACGGCCAGGGATGA
- a CDS encoding DUF7677 family protein, with the protein MEHLSVDVRASLRLFAFYLANGTLDLDLLEGFDYRSTVFHSGSSLEQVFAIYSNVLQIDTDGMVLNDGDAQYRVAQWVRVCCDPSYRVEPPFDAWETELHL; encoded by the coding sequence GTGGAACATCTTTCTGTCGACGTGCGCGCTTCGCTCCGGCTCTTCGCTTTCTACTTGGCGAACGGCACCCTCGACCTGGACCTGCTCGAAGGGTTTGACTATCGCTCGACCGTTTTTCACTCCGGCTCCTCGTTGGAACAGGTCTTCGCGATCTATAGCAATGTGCTGCAAATCGACACCGACGGCATGGTGCTGAACGACGGAGACGCGCAGTACCGGGTCGCGCAGTGGGTCCGAGTGTGCTGCGACCCGAGCTATCGGGTCGAGCCGCCCTTCGATGCCTGGGAGACGGAGCTCCATCTCTGA
- a CDS encoding AraC family transcriptional regulator produces MARIAREVGYPGPAYFTRVFTRHVGTTPTAFRRQQQQRTA; encoded by the coding sequence GTGGCCCGGATTGCCCGCGAGGTGGGCTATCCGGGCCCCGCCTACTTCACCCGGGTCTTCACCCGGCACGTCGGAACCACCCCGACCGCCTTCCGGCGCCAGCAGCAACAGCGGACAGCCTGA
- a CDS encoding oxidoreductase: MQNCRGGAGDHDVEHRLQATPLSYRPRRVPVRPGNGPRDSAGEGAGYMNSPGLHTPAQIAAWRTVADAVHQNGGRIVAQIMHAGRISHPDNKHHAETVAPSAIAAPGEMFTPTGPQPHPTPRALDTDEIPSVIDEYAHAARAALDAGLDGIELHAANGYLLHQFLAPNTNQRTDPYGGTPQARARFVIEVAQAVCDAIGSERVGIRISPAINLHGAIEDDPDDTAITYRTLIDALSAMGLAYLHTIGDPTTPLIEDLSRRFAGPRTVSNGWDPVTDATIAQALLDNDQADLVAVGRAFIANPDLVHRWQTQASLNQPDMNTFYGGDHRGYTDYPTL; the protein is encoded by the coding sequence ATGCAGAACTGCCGTGGCGGTGCCGGAGACCACGACGTCGAGCACCGGTTGCAGGCCACGCCCTTGAGCTACCGGCCCCGCAGGGTCCCGGTTCGGCCGGGAAACGGCCCTCGTGACTCAGCGGGCGAGGGAGCGGGCTACATGAACTCACCCGGCCTGCACACGCCCGCCCAGATCGCCGCCTGGCGCACCGTCGCCGACGCCGTCCACCAAAACGGCGGACGCATCGTCGCGCAGATCATGCACGCCGGACGCATCTCCCACCCCGACAACAAGCACCACGCCGAAACCGTCGCCCCCAGCGCCATCGCCGCCCCCGGCGAGATGTTCACCCCCACCGGTCCCCAGCCCCACCCCACCCCCCGCGCCCTGGACACCGACGAAATCCCCTCCGTCATCGACGAATACGCCCACGCCGCACGGGCCGCCCTCGACGCCGGACTCGACGGCATCGAACTCCACGCCGCCAACGGCTACCTGCTCCACCAGTTCCTCGCCCCCAACACCAATCAGCGCACCGACCCCTACGGCGGCACCCCCCAAGCACGCGCCCGCTTCGTCATCGAGGTTGCCCAGGCCGTCTGCGACGCCATCGGCAGCGAACGCGTCGGCATCCGCATCTCACCCGCCATCAACCTCCACGGCGCCATCGAAGACGACCCGGACGACACCGCCATCACCTACCGCACGCTCATCGACGCCCTGTCCGCCATGGGACTGGCCTACCTGCACACCATCGGAGACCCCACCACACCCCTCATTGAGGACCTCTCCCGCCGCTTCGCCGGCCCCCGCACCGTCAGCAACGGATGGGACCCCGTCACCGACGCCACCATCGCCCAGGCCCTCCTCGACAACGACCAGGCAGACCTCGTCGCCGTCGGACGCGCCTTCATCGCCAACCCCGACCTCGTCCACCGCTGGCAGACCCAGGCGTCCCTGAACCAGCCCGACATGAACACTTTCTACGGCGGCGATCACCGCGGCTACACCGACTACCCGACTCTGTAA